Proteins from a genomic interval of Pseudomonas asplenii:
- a CDS encoding aspartate-semialdehyde dehydrogenase: protein MSQPLDIAVIGATGTVGETLVQILEERDFPVANLHLLASSESAGHSVPFRGKNVRVREVDEFDFAKARLVFFAAGPAVTLSFAARATAAGCAVIDLSGALPVPQVVPEANAAVLSSLGKPVQVGSPSASATALAVVLAPLKGLLDIRQVSLTSCLAMSSQGREAVTELARQTAELLNMRPLEPRFFDRQVAFNLLPLVGKPDAEGHVALEKRLVNELRELLEAPLLKISVTCVQAPVFFGDSYSVSLQAAADIDLQAVNKALEAAEGIEWVDGDDYPTAVGDAVGQDVVYVGRVRHGVDDPSQLNLWLTTDNVRKGAALNAVQLAELLIKDPL from the coding sequence ATGAGTCAGCCCCTTGATATTGCCGTGATCGGTGCCACTGGCACGGTCGGTGAAACCCTGGTGCAGATCCTCGAAGAGCGGGACTTCCCGGTGGCCAACCTGCACCTGTTGGCCAGCAGCGAGTCGGCGGGGCACTCGGTACCCTTTCGGGGCAAGAACGTCCGTGTCCGTGAAGTCGACGAATTCGACTTTGCCAAGGCCCGTTTGGTGTTTTTTGCCGCTGGCCCGGCGGTCACCCTCAGTTTCGCTGCGCGGGCAACCGCTGCCGGCTGTGCGGTGATCGATCTGTCGGGGGCGTTGCCGGTCCCTCAGGTGGTGCCGGAAGCCAATGCCGCAGTCCTGTCGAGTCTGGGCAAGCCCGTGCAGGTCGGCAGCCCCAGCGCTTCGGCCACCGCACTGGCAGTGGTTTTGGCACCGCTCAAGGGTTTGCTGGATATCCGCCAGGTGAGCCTGACGTCCTGCCTGGCGATGTCCAGCCAGGGGCGCGAGGCGGTCACTGAACTGGCGCGGCAAACCGCCGAGTTGCTGAATATGCGTCCGCTGGAACCGCGCTTCTTCGACCGTCAGGTCGCCTTCAACCTGCTGCCCCTGGTCGGTAAACCGGACGCCGAGGGGCATGTTGCCCTGGAAAAACGCCTGGTTAACGAGTTGCGTGAACTGCTGGAAGCACCTTTACTAAAAATTTCAGTCACTTGCGTTCAAGCCCCGGTGTTTTTTGGCGATAGCTATAGTGTGTCGTTGCAGGCCGCCGCCGATATTGATCTGCAAGCGGTGAACAAGGCGCTTGAAGCCGCCGAGGGTATCGAGTGGGTCGACGGCGACGATTATCCGACTGCGGTCGGTGATGCAGTGGGCCAGGATGTGGTTTATGTCGGACGGGTTCGTCACGGTGTGGACGATCCGTCGCAGCTCAATCTGTGGCTGACCACCGATAATGTTCGCAAGGGCGCCGCGCTAAACGCCGTACAACTGGCTGAGCTGTTGATAAAAGACCCGCTGTAA
- the truA gene encoding tRNA pseudouridine(38-40) synthase TruA — protein sequence MAAEGFFRIALGVEYKGSRYRGWQRQASGVLSVQETLEDALSKVADSPVSLMCAGRTDAGVHACGQVVHFDTRVERSMKAWTMGANINLPHDISVSWAKVMPAHFHARFKAIARRYRYVIYNDQIRPAHLNQEITWNHRPLDEQRMAEAARYLVGTHDFSAFRAGQCQAKSPIKQVHHLRVTRHGKMIVIDIRAGAFLHHMVRNIAGVLMTIGAGERPVEWAREVLESRIRRTGGVTAHPFGLYLVQVEYRDEFELPERYIGPHFLTGFSELAG from the coding sequence ATGGCGGCCGAAGGCTTTTTCCGAATCGCCCTGGGCGTGGAATACAAAGGCTCGCGCTACCGGGGCTGGCAGCGCCAGGCGTCCGGTGTGCTGTCGGTTCAGGAAACCCTGGAAGATGCCCTGTCGAAGGTGGCTGACTCGCCGGTCTCGCTGATGTGCGCAGGGCGCACTGATGCCGGGGTGCATGCGTGCGGCCAGGTGGTGCATTTCGATACCCGGGTCGAGCGCTCGATGAAGGCCTGGACCATGGGCGCCAATATCAACCTGCCCCATGACATCAGCGTCAGTTGGGCCAAGGTCATGCCGGCGCATTTCCATGCGCGCTTCAAGGCCATAGCCCGACGCTATCGCTATGTGATCTACAACGATCAGATCCGTCCGGCGCATCTCAACCAGGAAATCACCTGGAACCATCGTCCGCTGGACGAACAGCGTATGGCCGAAGCCGCGCGCTACCTGGTCGGTACCCACGACTTCAGCGCGTTCCGTGCCGGGCAGTGCCAGGCCAAGTCACCGATCAAGCAAGTACATCATCTGCGGGTGACCCGGCACGGCAAGATGATTGTCATCGATATCCGTGCTGGCGCCTTCCTGCATCACATGGTGCGCAACATCGCCGGGGTGCTGATGACCATCGGTGCCGGCGAGCGCCCGGTCGAATGGGCGCGTGAGGTGCTGGAGAGCCGCATTCGCCGCACTGGCGGGGTGACGGCCCACCCGTTCGGTCTGTATCTGGTGCAGGTGGAGTACCGCGACGAGTTCGAATTGCCCGAACGTTATATCGGGCCACACTTCCTGACCGGATTCTCGGAGCTTGCCGGCTGA
- the asd gene encoding aspartate-semialdehyde dehydrogenase codes for MKRVGLIGWRGMVGSVLMQRMLEERDFDLIEPVFFTTSNVGGQGPSVGKDIAPLKDAYSIEELKTLDVILTCQGGDYTSEVFPKLREAGWQGYWIDAASSLRMQDDAVIVLDPVNRKVIDQQLDSGTRNFIGGNCTVSLMLMGLGGLFEAGLVEWMSAMTYQAASGAGAQNMRELIRQMGATHAAVADDLANPASAILDIDRKVAETMRSEGYPTENFGVPLAGSLIPWIDKELPNGQSREEWKAQAETNKILGRFKSPIPVDGICVRIGAMRCHSQALTIKLNKDVPMADIEGLISQHNPWVKLVPNQREISMQELSPTKVTGTLNIPVGRLRKLNMGSQFLGAFTVGDQLLWGAAEPLRRMLRILLER; via the coding sequence ATGAAACGTGTAGGTCTGATCGGTTGGCGCGGTATGGTCGGTTCCGTGCTCATGCAGCGGATGCTGGAAGAGCGGGACTTCGATCTTATTGAGCCGGTGTTCTTCACCACCTCCAATGTCGGTGGCCAAGGTCCGTCCGTGGGCAAGGATATTGCTCCGCTGAAGGATGCCTACAGCATTGAAGAGCTGAAGACCCTCGACGTGATTCTGACCTGCCAGGGCGGCGACTACACCAGCGAGGTTTTCCCCAAGCTGCGCGAAGCCGGCTGGCAGGGTTACTGGATCGACGCCGCTTCCAGCCTGCGTATGCAGGATGACGCGGTGATCGTGCTCGACCCGGTGAACCGCAAGGTCATCGACCAGCAGCTGGATTCCGGTACGCGCAACTTCATCGGCGGCAACTGCACCGTCAGCCTGATGCTGATGGGCCTGGGCGGGCTGTTCGAGGCCGGCCTGGTGGAGTGGATGAGCGCCATGACCTATCAGGCCGCTTCCGGTGCGGGCGCGCAGAACATGCGTGAACTGATCCGGCAGATGGGTGCGACCCATGCCGCAGTCGCCGATGACCTGGCCAATCCGGCCAGCGCCATTCTCGACATCGACCGCAAGGTGGCCGAAACCATGCGCAGCGAAGGCTATCCAACCGAGAACTTCGGCGTGCCGCTGGCTGGCAGCCTGATTCCGTGGATCGACAAGGAACTGCCGAACGGCCAGAGCCGCGAAGAGTGGAAGGCCCAGGCCGAGACCAACAAGATCCTCGGTCGTTTCAAGAGCCCGATCCCGGTGGATGGTATCTGCGTGCGCATCGGCGCCATGCGTTGCCACAGCCAGGCGCTGACCATCAAGCTGAACAAGGATGTGCCGATGGCCGACATCGAAGGCCTGATCAGTCAGCACAACCCATGGGTCAAGCTGGTGCCGAACCAGCGTGAAATCAGCATGCAGGAACTGAGTCCGACCAAGGTCACCGGTACTCTGAACATTCCTGTGGGACGTCTGCGCAAGCTGAACATGGGCTCGCAGTTCCTCGGCGCGTTCACTGTCGGCGACCAACTGCTGTGGGGCGCTGCCGAGCCGCTGCGGCGCATGCTGCGGATCCTGCTGGAGCGTTGA
- a CDS encoding phosphoribosylanthranilate isomerase, whose translation MSAVRSKICGITRIEDALAAVEAGADAIGFVFYAKSPRAVTFQQARAIIAALPPFVTTVGLFVNASRCELGEILDAVPLDLLQFHGDETSAQCEGFHRPYIKALRVKAGDDIAAACRAYPGASGILLDTYVEGVPGGTGEAFDWSLVPQGLSKPIILAGGLTADNVAQAIAQVRPYAVDTSGGVEQSKGIKDPAKIKAFIQAVRAS comes from the coding sequence ATGTCCGCCGTTCGCAGCAAAATCTGCGGGATCACCCGTATTGAAGATGCGTTGGCCGCAGTCGAAGCCGGAGCCGATGCCATCGGTTTCGTGTTCTATGCCAAGAGCCCTCGGGCGGTGACCTTCCAGCAGGCGCGGGCCATCATTGCCGCGCTGCCGCCGTTCGTGACCACTGTGGGGCTGTTCGTCAATGCCAGCCGTTGCGAGCTGGGAGAGATTCTCGATGCCGTGCCGCTGGACCTGCTGCAGTTCCATGGCGATGAAACCAGCGCGCAGTGCGAGGGTTTTCACCGTCCGTACATCAAGGCGTTGCGGGTCAAGGCCGGTGATGACATTGCTGCGGCCTGCCGGGCTTATCCCGGTGCCAGCGGGATTCTGCTCGACACCTATGTCGAAGGCGTGCCGGGCGGAACCGGCGAGGCATTCGACTGGTCTCTGGTGCCGCAAGGCTTGAGCAAGCCGATTATCCTGGCCGGCGGCCTGACTGCGGACAACGTGGCGCAGGCCATTGCCCAGGTCAGGCCGTATGCGGTGGATACCAGCGGCGGGGTCGAGCAGAGCAAGGGCATCAAGGACCCCGCAAAGATCAAGGCGTTCATCCAGGCGGTACGCGCCAGTTGA
- the leuB gene encoding 3-isopropylmalate dehydrogenase, translating to MSKQILILPGDGIGPEIMAEAVKVLELANEKYSLGFELSHDVIGGAAIDKHGVPLADETLERARAADAVLLGAVGGPKWDKIERDIRPERGLLKIRAQLGLFGNLRPAILYPQLADASSLKPEIVSGLDILIVRELTGGIYFGAPRGTRELENGERQSYDTLPYSESEIRRIARVGFDMARVRGKKLCSVDKANVLASSQLWREVVEQVALDYPDVELSHMYVDNAAMQLVRAPKQFDVIVTDNMFGDILSDEASMLTGSIGMLPSASLDANNKGMYEPCHGSAPDIAGQGIANPLATILSVSMMLRYSFNLHDAAAAIEQAVSLVLDRGLRTGDIWSQGCTKVGTQEMGDAVAEALRNL from the coding sequence ATGAGCAAGCAGATTCTGATTCTTCCAGGCGACGGTATTGGTCCGGAAATCATGGCCGAAGCGGTCAAGGTGCTGGAACTGGCCAACGAGAAATACAGCCTGGGCTTCGAGCTGAGCCACGACGTGATCGGCGGCGCAGCCATCGACAAGCACGGCGTGCCTCTGGCCGACGAGACCCTGGAGCGTGCCCGAGCCGCCGATGCGGTGTTGTTGGGTGCAGTCGGTGGGCCGAAGTGGGACAAGATCGAGCGTGACATTCGTCCGGAGCGCGGCCTGCTGAAAATTCGTGCGCAACTGGGCCTGTTCGGCAACCTGCGTCCGGCGATCCTTTATCCGCAACTGGCCGATGCCTCGAGCCTCAAGCCTGAAATCGTTTCGGGCCTGGATATCCTGATCGTTCGCGAACTGACCGGCGGCATCTACTTTGGTGCGCCGCGCGGTACCCGCGAACTGGAGAATGGCGAGCGCCAGTCCTACGACACCCTGCCGTACAGCGAAAGCGAAATCCGCCGTATCGCCCGTGTCGGCTTCGACATGGCCCGCGTGCGTGGCAAGAAGCTCTGCTCGGTGGACAAGGCCAACGTCCTGGCGTCCAGCCAGTTGTGGCGTGAAGTGGTGGAGCAGGTTGCCCTGGATTACCCGGACGTCGAACTCAGCCACATGTATGTCGACAACGCCGCCATGCAACTGGTACGCGCGCCCAAACAATTCGATGTTATTGTCACGGACAACATGTTCGGCGACATCCTTTCCGATGAAGCCTCGATGCTCACCGGTTCCATTGGCATGCTGCCCTCGGCGTCCCTCGATGCCAACAACAAGGGCATGTACGAGCCTTGCCATGGATCTGCTCCGGACATCGCCGGGCAGGGTATCGCGAACCCGCTGGCGACCATCCTGTCGGTGTCGATGATGCTGCGCTACAGCTTCAACCTGCACGATGCGGCAGCAGCCATCGAGCAGGCGGTGAGCCTGGTGCTCGATCGTGGCTTGCGCACCGGCGACATCTGGTCGCAGGGCTGCACCAAGGTTGGAACGCAGGAAATGGGTGACGCAGTAGCCGAGGCGCTGCGTAATCTGTAA
- a CDS encoding class I SAM-dependent methyltransferase — MTSNAHSQVVQKQFGEQASAYLSSAVHAQGAEFALLQAALAGHADARVLDLGCGAGHVSFHVAPLVAKVAAYDLSQQMLDVVGVAARERGLDNIVTVCGAAESLPFADGEFDFVFSRYSAHHWSDLGLALREVRRVLKPGGVAAFIDVMSPGSPLFDTYLQTVEVLRDTSHVRDYSAAEWSRQVSEAGLHVRSISRQRLRLEYSSWVERMRTPAPLRVAIRDLQQAMGSEVREYFEIEADGSFSTDVLVLWAER; from the coding sequence ATGACCAGCAATGCCCATAGCCAAGTGGTACAAAAGCAGTTCGGCGAACAGGCCTCTGCCTACCTGAGCAGCGCCGTGCACGCCCAGGGTGCCGAGTTCGCGCTGCTCCAGGCGGCACTGGCCGGGCACGCCGACGCCCGAGTGCTGGACCTGGGCTGCGGGGCGGGGCATGTGAGCTTTCACGTCGCGCCGCTGGTTGCCAAGGTGGCAGCCTATGACCTCTCGCAGCAGATGCTCGACGTGGTCGGCGTCGCCGCCCGCGAGCGCGGTCTGGACAATATCGTCACGGTGTGTGGTGCGGCCGAGAGCCTGCCGTTCGCCGATGGTGAGTTCGATTTCGTCTTCAGCCGCTATTCGGCGCATCACTGGAGCGATCTCGGTCTGGCTCTGCGGGAAGTTCGGCGGGTGTTGAAGCCAGGTGGCGTGGCGGCGTTTATCGACGTAATGTCGCCGGGCAGTCCGTTGTTCGACACCTACCTGCAGACCGTCGAGGTGCTGCGCGACACCAGCCACGTGCGCGATTACTCGGCTGCTGAATGGTCGCGTCAGGTCAGTGAAGCGGGCCTGCACGTGCGCAGCATCAGCCGCCAACGCTTGCGTCTGGAGTACAGCTCCTGGGTCGAGCGCATGCGTACGCCGGCGCCGTTGCGGGTGGCGATTCGCGACCTGCAGCAGGCGATGGGCAGCGAAGTGCGGGAATATTTTGAGATTGAGGCCGATGGTTCGTTTAGTACCGATGTACTGGTGCTGTGGGCCGAACGATAG
- the leuD gene encoding 3-isopropylmalate dehydratase small subunit: MKAFTQHTGLVAPLDRANVDTDQIIPKQFLKSIKRTGFGPNLFDEWRYLDVGYAYQDNSKRPLNKDFVLNAERYQGASVLLARENFGCGSSREHAPWALEEYGFRSIIAPSYADIFFNNSFKNGLLPIILSADEVDELFQQVEATPGYQLTVDLAAQTVTRPDGKVYHFELDAFRKHCLLNGLDDIGLTLQDGEAIAAFEAKHRASQPWLFRDV, translated from the coding sequence ATGAAAGCCTTTACCCAGCACACCGGTCTCGTCGCGCCATTGGATCGTGCCAACGTCGATACCGATCAGATCATTCCCAAGCAGTTTCTCAAGTCGATCAAACGTACCGGCTTCGGTCCGAACCTGTTCGACGAGTGGCGTTATCTGGATGTGGGTTACGCCTATCAGGACAACTCCAAGCGTCCGTTGAACAAGGATTTCGTGCTCAATGCCGAGCGCTACCAGGGGGCCAGCGTGCTGCTGGCGCGGGAAAACTTCGGTTGTGGTTCCAGCCGCGAGCACGCGCCTTGGGCCCTTGAAGAGTATGGTTTTCGCAGCATCATCGCGCCGAGCTATGCCGATATCTTCTTCAACAACAGCTTCAAGAACGGTCTGTTGCCGATCATTCTCAGTGCCGACGAAGTCGATGAGCTGTTCCAGCAGGTCGAGGCCACCCCGGGTTATCAACTGACCGTCGATCTTGCGGCCCAGACCGTGACCCGTCCCGATGGCAAGGTCTATCACTTTGAGCTCGACGCGTTCCGCAAGCACTGCCTGCTCAACGGCCTCGATGACATCGGCCTGACCCTGCAGGACGGTGAGGCGATCGCGGCGTTCGAGGCCAAGCATCGTGCCAGCCAGCCTTGGCTGTTTCGCGACGTCTGA
- the accD gene encoding acetyl-CoA carboxylase, carboxyltransferase subunit beta yields the protein MSNWLVDKLIPSIMRSEVKKSSVPEGLWHKCPSCDAVLYRPELEKTLDVCPKCNHHMRIGARARIDIFLDADGRAELGTDLEPVDRLKFRDGKKYKDRLSAAQKQTGEKDALISMSGTLLGMPIVVSAFEFSFMGGSMGAIVGERFVRAANYALEKRCPMVCFSASGGARMQEALISLMQMAKTSAVLARLREEGLPFISVLTDPVYGGVSASLAMLGDVIVGEPKALIGFAGPRVIEQTVREKLPEGFQRSEFLLEHGAIDMIIPRQELRPRLGSLLAQMMGLPTPVYVAAPVEPVVVPPAPANV from the coding sequence ATGAGCAACTGGTTAGTAGACAAACTGATCCCTTCGATCATGCGTTCCGAGGTGAAGAAGAGCTCGGTGCCTGAAGGTCTGTGGCACAAGTGCCCGTCGTGCGATGCGGTGCTCTATCGTCCGGAGTTGGAAAAGACCCTCGACGTCTGCCCCAAGTGCAATCACCACATGCGCATTGGCGCTCGCGCCCGCATCGATATCTTCCTCGACGCCGACGGCCGCGCTGAGCTGGGCACTGACCTGGAACCGGTCGATCGCCTGAAATTTCGCGATGGCAAGAAGTACAAGGACCGCCTGAGCGCAGCGCAGAAGCAGACGGGCGAGAAAGACGCGCTGATCTCGATGAGCGGTACGCTGCTGGGCATGCCCATCGTGGTGTCGGCGTTCGAGTTCTCGTTCATGGGGGGCTCCATGGGGGCCATCGTTGGCGAGCGTTTCGTGCGTGCCGCCAACTACGCCCTGGAAAAGCGCTGCCCGATGGTCTGCTTCTCGGCTTCCGGCGGTGCGCGGATGCAGGAAGCGCTGATCTCGCTGATGCAGATGGCCAAGACCTCCGCCGTGCTGGCACGCCTGCGCGAAGAGGGCCTGCCGTTCATTTCCGTATTGACCGACCCGGTTTACGGTGGTGTTTCCGCCAGTCTGGCGATGCTCGGCGACGTGATCGTCGGCGAACCCAAGGCGCTGATCGGCTTCGCCGGTCCGCGGGTGATCGAGCAGACCGTGCGCGAGAAACTGCCAGAAGGCTTCCAGCGCAGTGAGTTCCTGCTGGAACACGGTGCCATCGACATGATCATCCCGCGCCAGGAACTGCGTCCGCGCCTGGGTAGCCTGCTGGCCCAGATGATGGGGCTGCCGACGCCTGTGTACGTGGCGGCACCTGTCGAACCTGTCGTCGTTCCTCCGGCACCGGCCAACGTATGA
- a CDS encoding FimV/HubP family polar landmark protein codes for MVQVRKLVLAIAAASALSSGMAHALGLGEMTLKSTLNQPLLVEIELQDVGGLSASDIVPSLASPQAFSDAGVSRQDFLNDLTFTPVINPSGRSVVRVTSSKPLSEAYVRFLVQVQWPQGRLMRDYSVLLDPSKYAPAGDAAKPAVTPNAPVTAPTKARQYTTGAKDTLWEIAAKERNGASVQQTMLAIQALNPGAFIDGNINRLKTGQVLRMPDKVQSTALAQPKAIAEVAAQNAAWRHGRRADHAAGKQQLDATRHNGGESAPAAGERKDKLSLVSAESGKKGKGAAGDSKALSNKLAVTQESLDATRRDNAELKSRMEDLQSQLDKLQRLIDLKNDQLAKLQAEGAAAAAAPAPAATQPAVSAELVAKPVSVAATPTPAPAEAVKPIEPAVQPTPTEERKLDDLLSSPVMMGLIAGSVVLVALLLLLLLVRRRKAQQEAEKHQRMARALSEETDFAADMDMPEGSFEGLEVPAPNVKLAPAPAPAPVAERPTDVLGQAELHIERGHLNQAADLLEETLKFEPQRSDLRLKLMEVYGLQGDRDGFVRQERQLAANGESQAQVEQLKSRFPAMVVVAAAGLGAAAVAAELDEQFVQELLQDDEPAPVVAPEPVVAAQPAPVVDDFDNDFDLSLDDLEAVSPAVPPVAAPVVEDSLDDLQLDDDLSFESVLAQQTETKGSLDDLSDFDLDLGGDDPVAAVQADDDFLLGLADDPKAPEGEVPTLDALDDLGLPSDFDLSLADDLAADDLTADDLLVDDLLADTGPNAFTNELDDVNAELDRLSQSLEQPALETSSFTEQDAALGDDEPEFDFLSGTDEAATKLDLAQAYIDMDDKDGARDILAEVMSEGSEAQKSEAREMLQRLA; via the coding sequence ATGGTTCAAGTTCGCAAACTGGTGTTAGCAATAGCGGCCGCTTCGGCGCTGTCTTCCGGTATGGCGCATGCGCTTGGGCTGGGGGAGATGACCCTCAAGTCGACTCTGAACCAGCCGCTGCTGGTGGAAATCGAATTGCAGGATGTCGGTGGCCTCAGCGCTTCCGATATCGTTCCCAGCCTGGCATCTCCTCAGGCGTTCAGCGACGCAGGCGTCAGTCGCCAGGACTTCCTCAACGACCTGACCTTCACGCCGGTGATCAATCCCAGCGGGCGCAGCGTGGTTCGAGTGACCTCGAGCAAGCCGCTGTCTGAAGCCTATGTGCGTTTTCTGGTCCAGGTGCAGTGGCCCCAAGGCCGACTGATGCGTGATTACAGCGTGCTGCTCGATCCGTCGAAGTACGCACCGGCCGGTGATGCCGCCAAGCCGGCCGTGACCCCGAATGCGCCGGTTACCGCGCCAACCAAGGCCCGGCAGTACACCACTGGCGCCAAGGACACCCTCTGGGAAATCGCGGCGAAAGAGCGCAATGGCGCCTCTGTGCAGCAGACCATGCTGGCGATCCAGGCGTTGAACCCTGGTGCGTTCATCGATGGCAACATCAACCGTCTCAAGACCGGCCAAGTGTTGCGTATGCCTGATAAGGTCCAGAGTACGGCTCTGGCGCAACCCAAGGCGATTGCCGAGGTCGCGGCACAGAATGCCGCCTGGCGTCATGGGCGTCGTGCAGACCATGCTGCCGGCAAGCAGCAGCTCGATGCCACTCGCCACAATGGCGGCGAGAGTGCGCCCGCCGCTGGCGAGCGCAAGGACAAGCTGAGCCTGGTATCGGCCGAGAGCGGCAAAAAAGGCAAAGGCGCGGCTGGCGATAGCAAGGCCCTGAGCAACAAGTTGGCCGTGACCCAGGAAAGCCTCGACGCGACCCGTCGCGACAATGCCGAGCTGAAAAGCCGCATGGAAGACCTGCAGAGCCAACTGGACAAACTGCAGCGTCTGATTGACCTCAAGAACGATCAACTGGCCAAGTTGCAGGCCGAAGGCGCGGCCGCTGCGGCTGCTCCGGCACCTGCTGCGACTCAGCCGGCGGTGTCCGCCGAACTGGTGGCCAAGCCTGTTTCGGTCGCCGCCACACCTACACCGGCGCCTGCCGAGGCGGTCAAGCCGATCGAGCCGGCAGTCCAGCCGACGCCGACCGAAGAGCGCAAGCTCGACGACCTGCTGTCCAGCCCTGTCATGATGGGGCTGATCGCCGGTTCCGTGGTGCTGGTGGCCTTGCTGCTCCTGTTGTTGCTGGTCCGTCGTCGAAAGGCCCAGCAGGAAGCCGAGAAGCACCAGCGCATGGCTCGGGCACTGTCTGAAGAAACCGATTTCGCCGCCGACATGGATATGCCAGAGGGGAGTTTCGAGGGCCTGGAGGTGCCTGCTCCCAATGTAAAGTTGGCGCCGGCCCCGGCGCCGGCTCCCGTCGCTGAACGTCCGACCGATGTATTGGGTCAGGCTGAGCTGCATATCGAGCGTGGTCATCTGAACCAGGCGGCCGATCTGCTGGAAGAAACGCTCAAGTTCGAACCGCAACGCAGCGATCTGCGCCTGAAACTGATGGAAGTCTATGGTCTTCAGGGCGATCGCGATGGGTTCGTTCGCCAGGAGCGGCAATTGGCTGCCAATGGCGAGAGCCAGGCCCAGGTCGAGCAACTCAAGAGCCGCTTCCCGGCCATGGTGGTCGTGGCCGCCGCGGGCCTGGGTGCGGCTGCGGTTGCCGCCGAACTGGATGAGCAGTTCGTCCAGGAGTTGCTGCAGGATGACGAGCCGGCCCCGGTCGTTGCTCCGGAGCCTGTGGTTGCCGCGCAACCGGCCCCGGTAGTGGATGATTTCGACAATGACTTCGATCTGAGTCTGGATGACCTGGAGGCGGTTTCTCCGGCAGTGCCTCCTGTTGCCGCCCCGGTTGTCGAGGACAGCCTGGATGATCTGCAGCTCGACGACGACTTGAGTTTCGAGTCGGTGCTGGCGCAGCAGACTGAAACCAAGGGCAGTCTGGACGATCTGTCCGATTTTGATCTGGACCTGGGTGGCGATGATCCGGTTGCCGCCGTCCAGGCCGACGATGACTTCCTGCTCGGGCTGGCCGATGATCCCAAGGCCCCGGAAGGTGAGGTGCCGACCCTTGATGCGTTGGATGACCTGGGCCTGCCGTCGGACTTCGATCTGTCGTTGGCCGATGATCTGGCCGCTGATGACCTGACGGCTGACGATCTATTGGTCGACGATCTGCTGGCTGACACTGGACCGAACGCCTTCACCAACGAGCTGGACGATGTCAACGCCGAGCTGGATCGTCTGTCTCAGAGCCTTGAGCAGCCGGCCCTGGAAACCTCGAGCTTCACCGAGCAGGACGCCGCGCTGGGGGATGACGAGCCGGAGTTCGATTTCCTCTCGGGAACCGACGAGGCCGCGACCAAGCTCGATCTGGCCCAGGCCTACATCGACATGGATGACAAGGATGGCGCCCGCGACATTCTGGCCGAAGTCATGAGCGAAGGCAGTGAGGCGCAAAAAAGCGAGGCCAGGGAAATGCTCCAGCGCCTGGCTTGA